From Pelagicoccus enzymogenes:
AATAATTATGAAATAAATGTTGGTTCTGAAGATCCGTTCTGACGAAAAGAAGGATTGATCCGACCATCCAAAAAGAAAGAATCGAAGAGTTACTCATATGGAATCCCCAAGACATTTAGAAACGACAGATTTGTCCAACCAGGCGGCTCATACAACAGCGGTAAACGCCCGCCTCTTTCACTTCGATCATTTTGAAATCAACCAACCTAGACGCGGAGGCATAGTCTGAAGCCGCTGCGTATGGCCTCGACGTTCGCTAAAGAAAAATGAATCTAACTTACACACCCGCTACCGAGGAAAACTTTGATGAACTCGTCGAGTTGCGTATCGAAGCGATGAAAGAAAGCCTCGAAGCGATCGGTAGGTTCGACAGAGACCGAAGCATAGAAAGATTCCGTAGGTCTTTCAGGCCCAATGAAACGCAAATAATCAAGAAGAATGACGAAACGATTGGTTTCATTGCTGTGTCCAAAAAAGAAGATCACTTCCTCTTGGATCATTTGTACATTTCACCAGATCACCAGTCCTTCGGATACGGATCGAAAGCTATAGAAAAAGCAATAGATCGATCAGAAGAAAGCGGTTTGCCGATTCGACTCGGAGCACTGAGATCTAGCAGATCGAACGGTTTCTACCAAAGACATGGATTCACCGTGACGTCTGAAGACGAATTTGACATTTACTACGAAAGAAAAACCAGAGCGAACAAGGCGTGCCATACAACTCCGGCCAGCGCTCCGCGCTAGCCTCCGCGTATGCACTCGACGTTCGCTAAAATAATGGATACAAACGAAGAGATAGTTTCGTCAGTCACGCTCATTATTCTTGGTAACGACCTTGAACCTTCGACTGTATCTGAATTGCTGGACCTCAAACCGTCACGGTCATGGAAACGTGGCGAAGAAAAACCGTTAGCAAGATCGACTTTTTACGACTGGGGTGGATGGAAACGTCTCTCTCCAGATACCAATGACTCAGTCGAAGAAAAAATCAGATTTTGGATTGGAGTCCTCGAAGGAAAGGAAAAAGCCTTTGAAAAAATCAAAGACAACGGATGGAGAGCTTCTCTGGATGTATTTTACGCTTTCACCGAGTGTTCGACCTTCTCTGTTTCGAACGATCTCTCTAAAAAGATTGGAGAGCTAAACCTTGAATTAGACTTCACACTACACTCAGAAGAACGAGGAGCGAACCAGTCGCTTCAGACAACGTCGGCAAGCCGCCGCGTCTGAGCTCGACGTTATGAAGAAATGAATACTGTAGTCCGAAGTATCTTTGGTTCCGATAAAACTCGTAAGATTGAGATCTTCCGACGCGACGACGGTAGCTACGGATTCGAAGACATGAAATTTGTCGAAGAAGGATTCTGGGCACCTATTGGAAAGTATTCGCAGTGTTTCGCAGAAACAGAAGAAATTGCAGAGAAAGAAGCGAAAGACCGAGTCGCTTGGATGAAGAATGAAAAATCGTCATAACCAGGCAGAGCTCACAATGTCGGCANCCCCCCCTTTCTCAACGATACTATGAAAATCAAACTCAACAGACTTGGAACCCCAGTCGAAGCCGACATCGTGAGTCTTTGACGTTATCTGAAATATGAAAACTACACTTCAGGCTTTTTTACTATTTTGCATCGCGATTTGTTCCGCTAGAGGTGATCGAGCACTCTTGCCAAATCAACCCTCATGCTATGCTTTAGCCGTATCAGCAAATGAGCTTATCGCGCTTGGTGAAGAAGGAGCCAAAGAAAGACTAAAAGAGGAGTGGACCGATTCTGGTAAGAATGGCGATTTGTTCGCAGTCGAATCCGCAAGAGAAAGATTGGGTTGGTTATCCAGAATCTTATACCTGCCTGGCCCAAACGGAATTCGCCAGCCGCTGTTCGGTGGATTGGGCCTTCCGTGGAACACTATGGATCATGGAGATTGGCCCTTGTATCCACTAGTAGAATCCAGCGGTATATTCTTTGTCCTAGCGGACGGCTACGTGATTGCTGGACTTCCTGAAGATCCTATCGCCTACCTCCACTATTGCGGTGAGAACGGTACATTCCGAACGGCACCCCTAAAAGTCCCGAACGAAGCAGAAGCAATGGTTGCTCTCGAGGAGTTACTCGAAAGTAAAGAATGGAATTCAATAAAATGGAAGGATTCGAAATGGCACAGTCAAGGAGGCGGGTTCGAATACGAATTTGATAAAAGCGAGAGAATTAAATATCTGAAAAAACAAACAGAATTTGATAGATAACAAGTCGCTTCATACAATTTCGGCATCGCTCCGCGATCCCTCCATCGTATGAGCTCAACGATGGGGAGAGATT
This genomic window contains:
- a CDS encoding GNAT family N-acetyltransferase, with protein sequence MNLTYTPATEENFDELVELRIEAMKESLEAIGRFDRDRSIERFRRSFRPNETQIIKKNDETIGFIAVSKKEDHFLLDHLYISPDHQSFGYGSKAIEKAIDRSEESGLPIRLGALRSSRSNGFYQRHGFTVTSEDEFDIYYERKTRANKACHTTPASAPR
- a CDS encoding DUF4279 domain-containing protein, encoding MDTNEEIVSSVTLIILGNDLEPSTVSELLDLKPSRSWKRGEEKPLARSTFYDWGGWKRLSPDTNDSVEEKIRFWIGVLEGKEKAFEKIKDNGWRASLDVFYAFTECSTFSVSNDLSKKIGELNLELDFTLHSEERGANQSLQTTSASRRV